In Thiohalospira halophila DSM 15071, the following proteins share a genomic window:
- a CDS encoding DesA family fatty acid desaturase: MWNGILGSLPWWGYILIVLAATHITIVSVTVFLHRHQAHRALELHPVVSHFFRFWLWLTTGMVTREWVAIHRKHHAKVEGPEDPHSPQVYGIRKVLLEGAELYRAEAEEEATLDRYGKGTPDDWMERNVYQRFTMGGISLMLVLNLVLFGPIGLSIWGVQMLWIPFWAAGVINGAGHYWGYRNHASPDTSTNIVPWGIIIGGEELHNNHHAHAGSAKFSHRKGEFDIGWLYIRLMEMVGLARVKKVAPVPEVVAKEEADYETVRAVVANRFQVMARYSKDVMARVLKEEERQTEASSPRRSLLRRARAVVRREGAPPEVTGSSQLDSVFQDSETLRTVQQYKERLQAIWKQSAATREQRLNALRDWCREAEATGIEALQEFAARLRGYTLPNSSAA, translated from the coding sequence ATGTGGAACGGTATTCTCGGTAGTCTCCCCTGGTGGGGTTACATCCTCATCGTCCTGGCCGCGACGCATATCACCATCGTCTCGGTCACGGTCTTCCTCCATCGGCACCAGGCGCACCGCGCCCTGGAGCTCCACCCGGTCGTGAGCCACTTCTTCCGCTTCTGGCTGTGGCTGACCACGGGCATGGTGACCCGGGAGTGGGTAGCCATCCATCGTAAGCACCACGCCAAGGTCGAGGGGCCGGAGGATCCGCACAGCCCCCAGGTCTACGGGATTCGTAAGGTCCTGCTGGAGGGCGCGGAACTGTATCGCGCCGAGGCCGAGGAGGAGGCGACCCTGGACCGCTACGGCAAGGGCACGCCGGATGACTGGATGGAGCGCAACGTCTACCAGCGCTTCACCATGGGGGGCATCAGCCTGATGCTCGTCCTGAACCTGGTGCTGTTCGGCCCCATCGGCCTCTCCATCTGGGGCGTGCAGATGCTCTGGATCCCCTTCTGGGCGGCCGGGGTCATCAACGGGGCCGGCCACTACTGGGGTTATCGCAACCACGCCTCGCCGGATACCTCCACCAATATCGTGCCGTGGGGGATCATCATCGGGGGCGAGGAGCTGCACAATAATCACCACGCCCATGCCGGGTCGGCGAAGTTCAGCCACCGCAAGGGCGAGTTCGACATCGGCTGGCTCTACATCCGGCTCATGGAGATGGTGGGCCTGGCCCGGGTGAAGAAGGTCGCCCCGGTGCCGGAGGTGGTGGCCAAGGAGGAGGCCGACTACGAGACGGTACGCGCGGTGGTGGCCAACCGCTTCCAGGTCATGGCGCGCTACAGCAAGGACGTCATGGCCCGGGTGCTCAAGGAGGAGGAGCGGCAGACCGAGGCGTCCAGTCCGCGTCGCAGCCTGCTCCGCCGCGCCCGCGCCGTGGTTCGCCGTGAGGGTGCGCCCCCGGAGGTCACCGGAAGCAGCCAGCTGGATTCCGTGTTCCAGGACAGCGAGACGCTTCGCACCGTCCAGCAGTACAAGGAGCGGCTCCAGGCGATCTGGAAGCAGTCCGCCGCTACCCGGGAGCAGCGCCTGAATGCCCTGCGTGACTGGTGTCGGGAGGCCGAGGCCACCGGGATCGAGGCGCTCCAGGAGTTCGCCGCCCGCCTGCGCGGCTATACGCTTCCGAACTCGTCCGCCGCCTAG
- a CDS encoding EAL and HDOD domain-containing protein, translating to MANDILVGRQPIYRRNMDVYAYELLFRGRSETEAGVTDGDRATSEVLYNTFVEIGVDEIVGRHRAFVNLTPSFLLGEYPLPTTEGQLVLELLEDTPVTDEIVNAVANLRARGYTIALDDFVYQPHLEPLVRQADIIKIDLMQLGDGELEKHVERLSGNGTRLLAEKVETHQEFHHCRELGFDLFQGFFFCRPEVVRGNHLPTNRVAIAELLSALQDPDVELSTLERLISRDVTLSYRLLRLINSAYFNLRREVDSVGRALMLLGLDAVRNWATLLTLSSVEDKPTELVRTAVIRARLCQNLGATVDPNTSSDLYFTVGLFSTLDALLDQPLEAVLEQLPLSQPVARALLERGGIPGAVLDCVLAYEQGDWAAVENNTCGIAPGSVRDAYLEAVQWADDLMREIVA from the coding sequence ATGGCCAATGATATCCTCGTAGGGCGCCAGCCCATCTACCGCCGGAACATGGATGTCTACGCCTACGAGCTCCTGTTCCGCGGGCGAAGCGAGACCGAGGCCGGGGTCACCGACGGTGACCGGGCTACCAGCGAAGTCCTCTACAACACCTTCGTGGAGATCGGTGTCGATGAGATCGTCGGCCGCCACCGCGCCTTCGTGAACCTCACGCCCTCCTTCCTCCTGGGGGAGTACCCGCTGCCGACCACCGAGGGGCAGCTGGTGCTGGAACTCCTGGAGGACACCCCGGTCACCGACGAGATCGTCAACGCCGTGGCCAACCTCCGCGCCCGGGGCTATACCATTGCCCTGGACGATTTTGTCTACCAGCCCCATCTGGAGCCGCTGGTCCGGCAGGCCGACATCATCAAGATCGACCTGATGCAGCTCGGCGACGGCGAGCTGGAGAAGCACGTAGAACGCCTGTCCGGTAACGGCACCCGCCTGCTGGCGGAGAAGGTGGAGACCCACCAGGAATTCCACCACTGCCGGGAGCTGGGCTTCGATCTCTTCCAGGGCTTCTTCTTCTGCCGGCCGGAGGTGGTCCGGGGCAACCACCTCCCCACTAACCGCGTGGCCATCGCCGAACTCCTCTCCGCCCTGCAGGATCCGGATGTGGAGCTGTCCACCCTGGAGCGGCTCATCAGCCGGGATGTCACCCTCTCCTACCGGCTGCTGCGACTCATCAACTCCGCCTACTTCAACCTCCGCCGGGAGGTGGACAGCGTCGGCCGGGCCCTGATGCTGCTGGGGCTGGACGCCGTGCGTAACTGGGCCACCCTGCTCACCCTCTCCTCTGTGGAGGACAAGCCCACGGAGCTGGTACGCACCGCCGTGATCCGCGCCCGCCTCTGTCAGAACCTGGGCGCGACGGTGGACCCGAATACCAGTAGCGACCTCTATTTCACCGTGGGGCTCTTCTCCACCCTGGACGCCCTGCTGGACCAGCCGCTGGAGGCAGTCCTGGAGCAGCTGCCCCTGAGCCAGCCGGTGGCCCGGGCCCTGCTGGAGCGCGGTGGTATCCCGGGGGCGGTACTGGACTGCGTCCTGGCCTACGAACAGGGAGACTGGGCAGCGGTGGAGAACAATACCTGCGGCATCGCCCCGGGCTCGGTCCGGGATGCCTACCTGGAGGCGGTCCAGTGGGCCGACGACCTCATGCGCGAGATCGTCGCCTGA
- a CDS encoding hydantoinase/oxoprolinase family protein, whose amino-acid sequence MKRLGVDTGGTFTDLVLVDEGGAVRTRKVLSTPEAPERAILAGMADLGLDPADPGLEVIHGTTVATNAVLEGRGARTVLITNRGFADLLTIGRQARADLYDLQPPAKEPPVPAELCLEVGGRIGPEGETVAPLEEAELAGLAHRVAALEPEAVAINRLFSFQAPEEEARIAGALPPGPFVSRSSAVLAEIREYERGVATWLNARLGPVVQGYLDRLAAALPGPRIAVMQSHAGTCDIATAGEGAVRLLLSGPAGGLAAAARTGGDERQLTFDMGGTSTDVALVAGEPRITTEGHIGPWPVAVPQVEMHTIGAGGGSIASLDAGGLLRVGPASAGADPGPACYGRGGTEPTVTDANVVLGRLPSEVALGGDLALDGEAARAAVGRLGAAMGRDPEAAAEGILAVACERMAEALRVVAVQRGEDPAALTLTSFGGAGGLHVCEVAERLGMTRARVPARAGLFSAVGMLVAPWSRVFSRSRREALAGAGAAAVVSLLAALHTEGEAAYRADGGDPARLVAEPRVELRYTGQSHALAVDWTGDPATAEAAFHAAHRRLYGHALELPVELVTVRLQLRGPLPALPPAEAAAGEEAEPEARVGVHGIATPVPLFRRDSLLPGRHVTGPALVVDEATTVWVAPGWEAEAAGGELRLSR is encoded by the coding sequence ATGAAACGGCTCGGCGTGGATACCGGCGGCACCTTCACCGACCTGGTCCTGGTGGACGAGGGCGGAGCGGTGCGCACCCGCAAGGTCCTCTCCACCCCGGAGGCGCCGGAGCGGGCCATCCTCGCCGGCATGGCCGATCTCGGCCTGGACCCCGCCGATCCCGGGCTGGAGGTTATCCACGGGACGACGGTGGCGACCAACGCCGTCCTGGAGGGGCGGGGGGCGCGCACGGTCCTCATTACCAACCGCGGCTTCGCCGATCTGCTGACCATCGGCCGCCAGGCGCGTGCCGACCTCTACGACCTCCAGCCCCCGGCGAAGGAGCCACCGGTCCCCGCGGAACTCTGCCTGGAGGTGGGCGGGCGCATCGGCCCCGAGGGCGAGACGGTCGCCCCCCTGGAGGAGGCGGAACTCGCCGGGCTGGCCCACCGGGTCGCGGCCCTGGAGCCGGAGGCCGTGGCCATCAATCGACTCTTCTCCTTCCAGGCGCCGGAGGAGGAGGCGCGCATCGCCGGGGCCCTGCCGCCCGGCCCCTTTGTCAGCCGCTCGTCGGCGGTGCTCGCCGAGATCCGGGAGTATGAGCGCGGGGTCGCCACCTGGCTCAACGCCCGGCTGGGGCCGGTGGTCCAGGGCTACCTGGACCGGCTGGCGGCGGCACTGCCGGGGCCGCGCATCGCGGTGATGCAGAGCCACGCCGGTACCTGCGATATCGCCACCGCCGGGGAGGGGGCGGTCCGGCTGCTCCTCTCCGGCCCCGCGGGCGGGCTCGCGGCGGCCGCGCGAACCGGCGGGGATGAGCGCCAGCTCACCTTCGACATGGGGGGAACCTCCACCGATGTCGCCCTGGTGGCCGGGGAGCCGCGGATTACCACCGAGGGCCATATCGGGCCCTGGCCGGTGGCGGTGCCCCAGGTGGAGATGCATACCATCGGTGCCGGTGGCGGCTCCATCGCCAGCCTGGACGCGGGCGGCCTGCTCCGCGTGGGGCCGGCCTCCGCAGGCGCCGACCCGGGGCCGGCCTGCTACGGCCGGGGCGGGACCGAGCCCACGGTGACCGACGCCAACGTGGTCCTGGGCCGACTGCCGTCCGAGGTGGCCCTGGGCGGTGACCTGGCGCTGGATGGCGAGGCGGCCCGCGCGGCCGTGGGGCGCCTGGGCGCGGCCATGGGACGCGACCCGGAGGCCGCGGCCGAGGGGATCCTGGCGGTGGCGTGCGAGCGCATGGCCGAGGCGCTGCGAGTGGTCGCGGTCCAGCGGGGGGAGGACCCGGCGGCGCTGACGCTGACCAGCTTCGGCGGGGCCGGGGGGCTCCACGTCTGCGAGGTGGCCGAGCGCCTGGGGATGACTCGCGCCCGCGTGCCCGCGCGGGCGGGGCTCTTCTCCGCCGTGGGCATGCTCGTGGCCCCCTGGTCCCGGGTCTTCTCCCGCAGTCGGCGAGAGGCGCTGGCCGGCGCCGGGGCGGCAGCGGTGGTGTCGCTACTGGCTGCTCTGCACACCGAGGGCGAGGCGGCCTATCGTGCCGATGGCGGGGATCCGGCGCGGCTGGTGGCCGAGCCCCGCGTGGAGCTGCGCTATACCGGGCAGTCTCACGCCCTGGCGGTGGACTGGACCGGTGACCCGGCCACGGCGGAGGCCGCCTTCCATGCGGCCCATCGTCGGCTCTACGGCCACGCGCTGGAACTGCCGGTGGAACTGGTCACGGTCCGGCTGCAACTACGCGGGCCGCTGCCGGCGCTACCACCGGCCGAGGCGGCAGCCGGTGAGGAGGCGGAGCCGGAGGCCCGGGTCGGGGTTCACGGCATCGCGACGCCCGTGCCGCTCTTCCGGCGGGATTCCCTGCTCCCGGGGCGGCACGTAACGGGCCCGGCGCTGGTGGTGGATGAGGCCACCACCGTCTGGGTGGCGCCGGGCTGGGAAGCAGAGGCGGCGGGCGGAGAGCTGCGCCTCTCCCGGTAG
- the mutM gene encoding bifunctional DNA-formamidopyrimidine glycosylase/DNA-(apurinic or apyrimidinic site) lyase gives MPELPEVETTRRGIAPHLEGRRVRELVVREPRLRWPVDPALADHLRGALLGPVERRAKYLLLPAGGAGTLILHLGMSGSLRVVPADTPPERHDHLDLVLEDGQALRLRDPRRFGAALWQPAGTTHPRLAELGPEPLGPDFHGDYLYRASRGRRAAVKAFIMDNQVVVGVGNIYATEALFRAGIDPRRGAGRIGRERYRRLADAIRAVLAEAIEAGGTTLRDFTRSDGAPGYFRIQLAAYGRAGEPCPACGRTLVTSRVGQRATVRCPACQT, from the coding sequence GTGCCCGAACTCCCCGAGGTCGAGACCACCCGACGCGGCATCGCCCCCCACCTGGAGGGGCGGCGCGTGCGCGAGCTGGTGGTCCGGGAACCGCGCCTGCGCTGGCCGGTGGACCCGGCCCTGGCCGATCACCTGCGCGGCGCCCTGCTGGGGCCGGTGGAACGCCGCGCCAAGTACCTCCTGCTGCCGGCGGGTGGTGCGGGGACGCTCATCCTGCATCTCGGGATGTCGGGCAGCCTGCGAGTGGTCCCCGCCGACACCCCGCCGGAACGCCACGACCACCTGGACCTGGTGCTGGAAGACGGCCAGGCCCTGCGCCTGCGCGACCCCCGCCGCTTCGGCGCCGCCCTCTGGCAGCCGGCGGGCACCACCCATCCCCGCCTGGCCGAACTGGGTCCGGAGCCCCTGGGGCCGGACTTCCACGGCGACTACCTCTATCGCGCCAGCCGCGGTCGGCGGGCGGCGGTGAAGGCCTTCATCATGGACAACCAGGTGGTGGTGGGCGTGGGGAACATCTACGCCACGGAGGCGCTCTTCCGGGCCGGTATCGACCCGCGCCGGGGCGCCGGTCGCATCGGCCGGGAGCGCTACCGGCGACTGGCGGACGCCATTCGCGCCGTGCTGGCCGAGGCCATCGAGGCCGGCGGCACCACCCTGCGGGACTTCACCCGCAGCGACGGCGCACCCGGCTACTTCCGGATCCAGCTGGCCGCCTACGGCCGCGCCGGCGAGCCCTGCCCGGCCTGTGGCCGGACGCTGGTCACCTCCCGGGTGGGGCAGCGGGCCACGGTCCGCTGCCCCGCCTGCCAGACCTGA
- the ggt gene encoding gamma-glutamyltransferase: MRARLRTLAGVVLAALALPAPAASGTAAVATAHPVATEAAFEVLEAGGNAFDAAVAASAALGVAEPYSSGIGGGGFWLLDPAEGEAVMVDGREAAPAAATATMYQDESGDLVEGASMNGPLAAGIPGAPAAWDHIASEYGALSLARSLEPAIRTAREGFEVTPHYRRMAGFRQEVIQRWPAGAETFLADGEVPAEGTLIRQPELADTLQALADQGRDGFYRGPVAAALVEGAREAGGVWNEADLADYAVVEREPVTLEVDGWRIHAASLPSSGGMVLGETFNILDGYAPERGSAGTIHLTVEALRRAYRDRNAHLGDPDFVEPPAHLLDPAYAAGLRTGIRRDRATPSEALAPVPAAAGGHHTSHLSIVDGDGNRVSATLSINYPFGSGFVAPGTGVVLNNEMDDFAAKPGEPNAYGLVQGEANAVEPGKRPLSSMTPVVMERGNDFAVLGSPGGSRIITQVLLGIRSVMAGDRAGAVVERPRYHHQYLPDVVEYEPGALSAATREALEERGHELEEDGPWGNMQAITGGPAGVEAASDPRGEGMAAVRPVAAP; the protein is encoded by the coding sequence ATGCGCGCCCGGCTCCGCACCCTGGCCGGCGTCGTCCTGGCGGCGCTGGCGCTCCCGGCCCCGGCCGCCTCGGGGACGGCGGCGGTGGCCACGGCCCACCCGGTCGCCACCGAGGCCGCCTTCGAGGTCCTGGAGGCCGGGGGCAATGCCTTCGACGCCGCGGTGGCCGCCAGCGCCGCCCTGGGCGTGGCCGAGCCCTACAGTTCCGGGATCGGCGGCGGCGGCTTCTGGCTCCTGGACCCCGCCGAGGGCGAGGCGGTCATGGTCGACGGCCGGGAAGCGGCGCCGGCCGCCGCCACCGCCACCATGTACCAGGACGAGTCGGGGGACCTCGTCGAGGGCGCCTCCATGAACGGCCCGCTGGCCGCCGGGATCCCCGGTGCGCCGGCGGCCTGGGACCACATCGCCAGCGAGTACGGCGCCCTGTCGCTGGCGCGCAGCCTGGAGCCGGCCATCCGGACCGCCCGGGAGGGCTTCGAGGTCACGCCCCACTACCGCCGCATGGCCGGCTTCCGCCAGGAGGTGATCCAGCGCTGGCCGGCGGGGGCGGAGACCTTCCTGGCGGACGGCGAGGTCCCGGCGGAGGGGACGCTCATCCGCCAGCCGGAGCTGGCCGATACCCTCCAGGCCCTGGCCGACCAGGGACGGGATGGCTTCTACCGCGGCCCCGTGGCCGCCGCCCTGGTCGAGGGCGCCCGGGAAGCCGGCGGGGTCTGGAACGAGGCCGACCTGGCCGACTACGCGGTAGTGGAGCGCGAGCCGGTAACCCTGGAGGTGGACGGCTGGCGGATCCACGCCGCCTCCCTGCCCTCCTCCGGCGGGATGGTCCTGGGGGAGACCTTCAACATCCTCGACGGCTACGCCCCGGAGCGCGGTAGTGCCGGGACCATCCACCTCACCGTGGAGGCCCTGCGCCGCGCCTACCGCGACCGCAACGCCCACCTGGGCGATCCCGACTTCGTGGAGCCGCCGGCCCACCTGCTGGACCCGGCCTACGCCGCCGGTCTGCGCACCGGGATCCGGCGCGACCGCGCCACCCCCAGCGAGGCGCTGGCGCCGGTTCCGGCGGCCGCTGGTGGGCACCACACCAGCCATCTCTCCATCGTGGACGGCGACGGCAACCGCGTCTCCGCGACGCTCTCCATCAACTACCCCTTCGGCAGCGGCTTCGTCGCCCCGGGGACCGGCGTGGTCCTCAACAACGAGATGGACGACTTCGCCGCCAAGCCCGGCGAGCCCAACGCCTACGGCCTGGTCCAGGGCGAGGCCAACGCCGTCGAGCCGGGCAAGCGGCCGCTCTCCAGCATGACCCCGGTGGTGATGGAAAGGGGCAACGACTTCGCCGTCCTGGGCAGCCCCGGCGGCAGCCGGATCATCACCCAGGTCCTGCTCGGGATCCGGTCGGTGATGGCCGGGGACCGGGCCGGCGCCGTGGTGGAGCGGCCCCGTTACCACCACCAGTACCTGCCCGACGTGGTGGAGTACGAGCCCGGCGCCCTGAGTGCCGCGACCCGCGAGGCACTGGAGGAGCGCGGCCACGAGCTGGAAGAGGACGGCCCCTGGGGCAACATGCAGGCCATCACCGGCGGCCCCGCCGGCGTGGAGGCGGCCAGCGATCCCCGCGGCGAGGGCATGGCCGCCGTCCGTCCCGTGGCGGCCCCGTAA
- a CDS encoding YfhL family 4Fe-4S dicluster ferredoxin: MSLLITDECINCDVCEPECPNGAISMGDEIYVIDPELCTECVGHFDEPQCIEVCPVDCIVVDPDNQESRDQLQAKYERLTG, encoded by the coding sequence ATGTCCCTGCTCATCACCGACGAGTGCATCAACTGCGACGTCTGCGAGCCCGAGTGCCCCAATGGCGCCATCTCCATGGGGGACGAGATCTACGTCATCGACCCGGAGCTGTGCACCGAGTGCGTGGGCCACTTCGACGAGCCCCAGTGCATCGAGGTCTGCCCGGTGGACTGCATCGTGGTCGATCCGGACAACCAGGAGAGCCGGGACCAGCTCCAGGCCAAGTACGAACGGCTGACCGGCTGA
- the coaD gene encoding pantetheine-phosphate adenylyltransferase codes for MPVTAVYPGTFDPITNGHAELIGRAARLFDRVIVAVAANPGKHPLFDHAERIGLAERVLADLPGVEVHGFDNLLVDYVHQCQAQVVVRGLRAVSDFEYEFQLASMNRQLAPEVETVFLTPSERNTFLSATLLREIATLGGDVSPFVHTEVVAALRQRLG; via the coding sequence ATGCCGGTCACCGCCGTCTATCCCGGCACCTTCGACCCCATCACCAACGGCCACGCCGAGCTCATCGGCCGCGCCGCCCGGCTCTTCGACCGGGTCATCGTCGCCGTGGCCGCCAATCCGGGGAAGCATCCCCTGTTCGACCACGCCGAGCGCATCGGCCTGGCCGAGCGGGTCCTGGCCGACCTCCCCGGCGTGGAGGTCCACGGCTTCGACAACCTCCTGGTGGACTACGTCCACCAGTGCCAGGCCCAGGTGGTGGTCCGCGGCCTTCGCGCGGTCTCTGACTTCGAGTACGAGTTCCAGCTCGCCAGCATGAACCGCCAGCTCGCCCCGGAGGTGGAGACGGTCTTCCTCACCCCCTCCGAGCGCAACACCTTCCTCTCCGCCACCCTGCTACGGGAGATCGCCACCCTGGGCGGCGATGTCAGCCCCTTTGTCCACACAGAGGTCGTGGCTGCACTGCGCCAGCGTTTGGGCTAG
- the rsmD gene encoding 16S rRNA (guanine(966)-N(2))-methyltransferase RsmD, producing the protein MSRGGIRIIGGRWRGRRLAVPPGKGLRPTPDRVRETLFNWLSPRLAGARCLDLFAGSGALGLEALSRGATEAVLVERAAPVARHLREQVATLGAEGATVVQSDARRFLEGEVAAAGGPFELVFLDPPFDSNLLDPAMAALEAGGWLAEGAAIHVESPGGGAEPAWPEGWQPHRGHVHGEVRYDLLLRGGETS; encoded by the coding sequence ATGAGTAGAGGCGGAATCCGGATCATCGGCGGTCGCTGGCGCGGTCGGCGGCTGGCCGTCCCGCCGGGCAAGGGGCTGCGCCCCACCCCCGACCGGGTGCGGGAGACGCTGTTCAACTGGCTCTCGCCCCGCCTAGCCGGGGCGCGCTGCCTGGATCTCTTCGCCGGCAGCGGCGCCCTGGGGCTGGAGGCCCTCTCCCGGGGTGCGACAGAGGCCGTGCTGGTGGAGCGCGCCGCCCCGGTGGCCCGCCATCTGCGCGAGCAGGTGGCCACCCTGGGGGCGGAGGGGGCGACCGTCGTCCAGTCCGACGCCCGGCGCTTCCTGGAGGGCGAGGTCGCGGCGGCCGGCGGGCCCTTCGAACTCGTCTTCCTGGACCCCCCCTTCGACAGCAACCTCCTGGACCCCGCCATGGCCGCCCTGGAGGCCGGGGGCTGGCTGGCCGAGGGGGCGGCCATCCACGTGGAGAGCCCCGGTGGCGGCGCCGAGCCGGCCTGGCCCGAGGGCTGGCAGCCCCATCGCGGGCACGTCCACGGCGAGGTGCGGTATGATCTCCTGCTCCGCGGGGGCGAGACCTCGTAA
- a CDS encoding M16 family metallopeptidase, protein MATSRLVTAALAALAGLASGVAAAQPQIQQWETDNGAEVLYVHAPELPMVDLRVTFAAGSARDGGNPGLAALTSGLLDTGAGERGEEAIADDLAAVGAELSTSAGRDRASVHLRSLTDPERLDPALAILTDVLARPTFPEGAFQRERQRTLVGLRQAKQDPGQVADRAFHRALFGDHPYAHPVSGTEESVEGLARTDVVTFHDRYYTAANADVAIVGDVDRQRAEALAERAVGDLPRGEAAPELPEVPALEDAQRVDEAFPSAQTHLLIGQPGMRRGDPDYWPLLVGNHILGGSGFGSRIMEAVREERGLAYSAYSYFRPLARRGPFTIGLQTANANADKAEELVRQLLADFVAEGPTAEELEAAKANLVGGFPLRIDTNSDLLGYLAMIGYYDLPTDYLARFRDRVKSVTAEEIHDAFRRRIDPDRLVTVTVGGDE, encoded by the coding sequence ATGGCAACTAGCCGACTCGTCACGGCGGCCCTGGCCGCCCTCGCCGGGCTGGCCAGCGGCGTGGCCGCCGCCCAGCCCCAGATCCAGCAGTGGGAGACCGACAACGGCGCCGAGGTCCTGTACGTCCACGCCCCGGAGCTGCCCATGGTGGACCTTCGGGTCACCTTCGCTGCCGGTAGCGCCCGGGATGGCGGGAACCCGGGCCTGGCGGCGCTGACCAGCGGCCTGCTGGATACCGGCGCCGGGGAGCGGGGCGAGGAGGCCATCGCCGACGACCTGGCGGCGGTGGGGGCGGAGCTCTCCACCTCCGCCGGCCGCGACCGCGCCTCGGTCCATCTGCGTTCGCTCACCGACCCCGAGCGGCTGGACCCGGCCCTGGCCATCCTCACCGATGTCCTGGCCCGGCCTACCTTCCCGGAGGGGGCCTTCCAGCGCGAGCGCCAGCGCACCCTGGTGGGGCTGCGGCAGGCGAAGCAGGACCCCGGGCAGGTGGCCGATCGCGCCTTCCATCGGGCGCTGTTCGGCGATCATCCCTACGCGCATCCCGTCTCCGGCACGGAGGAGTCCGTGGAGGGGCTGGCGCGCACCGATGTGGTGACCTTCCACGACCGCTACTACACCGCCGCCAATGCCGACGTCGCCATTGTCGGCGACGTGGACCGCCAGCGCGCGGAGGCCCTGGCCGAACGGGCGGTGGGCGATCTACCGCGGGGCGAAGCGGCCCCGGAGCTGCCCGAGGTGCCGGCGCTGGAGGATGCCCAACGGGTGGATGAGGCCTTCCCCTCCGCCCAGACCCACCTGCTCATCGGCCAGCCCGGCATGCGCCGCGGCGACCCCGACTACTGGCCGCTGCTGGTGGGCAACCACATCCTCGGGGGTTCCGGCTTCGGCTCCCGGATCATGGAGGCGGTGCGCGAGGAGCGCGGGCTGGCCTACAGCGCCTACAGCTACTTCCGGCCCCTGGCCCGGCGCGGGCCCTTCACCATCGGCCTGCAGACGGCCAATGCCAACGCCGACAAGGCCGAGGAGCTGGTACGCCAGCTGCTCGCCGACTTCGTCGCCGAGGGGCCGACGGCGGAGGAGCTGGAGGCGGCGAAGGCCAACCTGGTGGGCGGCTTCCCCCTGCGCATCGATACCAACTCCGACCTGCTGGGCTATCTCGCCATGATCGGCTACTACGACCTGCCCACCGACTACCTGGCGCGCTTCCGCGACCGGGTGAAGTCGGTCACTGCCGAGGAGATCCACGACGCCTTCCGCCGCCGGATCGACCCGGACCGCCTGGTCACCGTCACCGTGGGCGGGGATGAGTAG